The following proteins are co-located in the Polymorphospora rubra genome:
- a CDS encoding SDR family NAD(P)-dependent oxidoreductase, protein MTMVEGPLQGKVAWVTGAGQGVGAAIAEGLAEAGASVILQSRRLDTLRAVRDRIVANGGTADIVTGDVVDEAAAEAVVTLARQRWSRLDILVNNAGISPALHRSERLSTATWQQVINTNLSGVFICARAAGAFMIEQGTGSIVNMSSVHGQVGFPRLAAYSASKGGVEQLTRTLALEWAAAGVRVNAVAPGYLETQMTEGLRSHDQWSKRLRERIPMGRFGLPREVVGAVAFLASDAASYVTGSVLHVDGGWTAQ, encoded by the coding sequence ATGACCATGGTCGAGGGACCACTTCAGGGCAAGGTCGCCTGGGTGACGGGCGCCGGGCAAGGCGTGGGAGCGGCGATCGCCGAAGGACTGGCGGAGGCCGGCGCGTCCGTGATCCTCCAGTCGCGCCGGCTGGACACGCTGCGGGCGGTGCGGGACAGGATCGTGGCCAATGGCGGCACGGCGGACATCGTCACCGGTGACGTCGTCGACGAGGCCGCCGCCGAGGCCGTCGTGACGTTGGCCCGGCAGCGGTGGAGCCGCCTCGACATCCTGGTCAACAACGCCGGGATCAGTCCGGCACTGCACCGCAGCGAGCGGCTGAGCACCGCGACCTGGCAGCAGGTGATCAACACGAACCTGTCCGGGGTGTTCATCTGCGCCCGCGCCGCCGGCGCGTTCATGATCGAGCAGGGCACGGGCAGCATCGTCAACATGTCCTCGGTCCACGGCCAGGTCGGCTTTCCCCGACTGGCCGCCTACAGCGCCAGCAAGGGCGGAGTCGAGCAACTCACCCGGACGCTGGCGCTGGAGTGGGCGGCTGCCGGTGTACGCGTGAACGCGGTGGCGCCCGGTTATCTGGAGACGCAGATGACGGAGGGACTGCGCAGCCACGACCAGTGGTCGAAACGGTTGCGCGAGCGAATCCCGATGGGCCGGTTCGGCCTGCCGCGGGAGGTTGTCGGCGCTGTCGCGTTCCTGGCATCGGACGCTGCCAGTTATGTCACCGGCAGCGTCCTGCACGTGGATGGTGGTTGGACCGCGCAATGA
- a CDS encoding TetR/AcrR family transcriptional regulator, with amino-acid sequence MAASRSARNAPRTRRPRNADDRRAEIVLRAAELFDEVGYHLTSMDDIARAVGLSKPTLYHYFTSKDSILLAIHEEFISILLGRQRQRLEQDDRGTSDLLLDVMVDICDLMRTHRGYVRVFFEHHRELPEASRAKALAARDAYFDSVRGLFERGRAESLLAGDPMLNSMALFGMCNWAYQWYDPRGTLTSLDVARHFHRILLQGVERRPT; translated from the coding sequence ATGGCCGCATCACGATCGGCTCGCAACGCGCCGCGAACGAGGAGGCCACGCAACGCGGATGACCGGCGTGCCGAGATCGTCCTCCGGGCCGCCGAACTGTTCGACGAGGTCGGATATCACCTGACGTCGATGGATGACATCGCCCGTGCGGTGGGCCTCTCCAAGCCGACGCTGTATCACTACTTCACGAGCAAGGACAGCATCCTGCTCGCGATCCACGAGGAGTTCATCTCCATCCTGCTCGGCCGGCAGCGGCAGCGGCTGGAGCAGGACGACCGCGGCACCTCGGACCTGCTGCTCGACGTCATGGTCGACATCTGCGACCTCATGCGCACCCACCGCGGCTACGTCCGGGTGTTCTTCGAGCACCACCGCGAACTGCCCGAGGCTTCACGCGCGAAGGCGCTGGCCGCTCGCGATGCGTATTTCGACTCCGTACGGGGCCTGTTCGAGCGCGGTCGCGCCGAGAGCCTGCTCGCCGGCGACCCGATGCTCAACTCGATGGCGCTGTTCGGCATGTGCAACTGGGCATATCAGTGGTACGACCCCCGCGGGACACTCACGTCGCTGGACGTCGCCCGCCACTTCCACCGGATCCTGCTACAAGGCGTCGAACGGCGCCCGACCTGA
- a CDS encoding argonaute/piwi family protein: protein MSATPHLFPAFPGCDTDAGLYTQLTFTDRNVRQITARQLRTLEGRTGADTVGEAVDIYASEIAAMAEEHRVDVIVVARPDELNDTRAKTRRWSGRRRPKSAPASGGLENFHDLLMARTLHLGIPLQIIRRSTWDEATPPPKGRGRQDEATRAWNLHIAMYYKAGGVPWRLQRIATDYTTCYVGVSFYRAGDGTRLDTAVAHVFNERGDGVIVRGGQAHISAEDNQPHLAAADAHDLLQRALKTYRAEHKTLPARVAIHKSSRFTADEVDGFDGAASVRDLGTLDLIWLTDSEDAQLFRPGAAPPLRGTFLTLGTHEHALYTKGSIEFYSTYPGMHVPRPLGIRPASLASNPRDLALELLALSKMNWNQDQLDGRLPITLRTAEQVKKDPPVQSAVRSDRQSLRPVHVSTPAGWASLLGVEPFGPTLLSG, encoded by the coding sequence ATGAGCGCTACCCCCCACCTGTTCCCGGCATTCCCCGGCTGCGACACCGACGCTGGCCTCTACACCCAGCTGACTTTCACCGACCGCAACGTCCGCCAGATCACCGCACGGCAGCTCCGTACGCTCGAGGGCCGCACGGGAGCGGATACGGTAGGCGAAGCCGTGGACATCTACGCCAGCGAGATCGCCGCGATGGCTGAGGAACACCGGGTCGATGTGATCGTGGTCGCGCGCCCTGACGAACTGAACGACACCCGGGCCAAGACCCGCCGCTGGTCGGGACGCCGCCGACCCAAGTCCGCTCCGGCCAGCGGCGGACTCGAAAACTTCCACGATCTACTAATGGCACGCACTCTGCACCTCGGTATCCCGCTGCAGATCATCCGCCGTAGCACCTGGGACGAGGCGACCCCACCCCCCAAAGGCCGAGGACGCCAGGACGAGGCGACCCGGGCCTGGAACCTGCACATCGCGATGTACTACAAAGCCGGTGGTGTGCCATGGCGGCTGCAGCGCATCGCGACCGACTACACCACCTGCTACGTCGGTGTCTCGTTCTACCGTGCCGGCGACGGCACTCGCCTCGACACCGCGGTCGCGCACGTGTTCAACGAACGCGGCGACGGTGTGATCGTCCGCGGCGGCCAAGCGCACATCAGCGCCGAGGACAACCAGCCGCACCTTGCCGCCGCCGACGCCCACGACCTCCTTCAACGAGCCCTGAAGACCTACCGCGCCGAACACAAGACGCTCCCGGCCCGGGTGGCCATCCACAAATCATCCCGTTTCACGGCCGACGAGGTCGACGGCTTCGACGGAGCTGCCAGCGTTCGCGATCTGGGCACCCTCGATCTCATCTGGTTGACCGACAGCGAAGACGCCCAACTGTTCCGGCCCGGCGCTGCCCCACCGCTCCGCGGTACGTTCCTCACCCTCGGTACCCACGAGCACGCGCTCTACACGAAAGGCAGCATCGAGTTCTACTCCACATACCCGGGAATGCACGTACCCCGACCGCTCGGAATACGACCAGCGTCACTAGCTAGTAACCCGCGCGACCTTGCCCTGGAGCTACTGGCCCTCAGCAAGATGAACTGGAATCAGGACCAGCTTGACGGCCGCCTACCGATCACCCTGCGGACAGCCGAGCAGGTCAAAAAAGATCCTCCGGTTCAGAGCGCCGTCAGATCCGATCGCCAGTCGCTACGCCCAGTACATGTGAGTACCCCGGCTGGGTGGGCTTCTCTCCTGGGTGTGGAACCCTTTGGACCTACTCTACTTTCTGGTTGA
- a CDS encoding DUF4304 domain-containing protein, with the protein MSVNARAEMRNLHARYIEPALEPYGFVREGMSYRLSSGVGDSLIVEFQTSRSSGKDACKFFVNVGLVYAPWVAWIREMDEPAQLQDPKVTEALLRARVSRVQGPPLHEAANALHALMYSGGAESGLDDVDPQCWTIGPSHLSDRYGPGLTAQLLSTVHEFLPWLDREVCKQRLRSGDKLPAPQSPDVAMMVMLVDDGTSQELDGLIAEFKGNGSNFADWARGRAARADALKARSTRK; encoded by the coding sequence GTGTCGGTGAATGCTCGTGCTGAGATGCGGAACCTGCATGCCCGATATATCGAGCCCGCGCTGGAGCCATATGGGTTTGTTCGTGAAGGAATGAGTTATCGTCTCTCGTCAGGCGTCGGCGACTCATTAATTGTTGAGTTTCAGACATCCAGGTCGTCAGGCAAGGATGCGTGCAAGTTTTTTGTCAACGTGGGTCTAGTCTATGCTCCCTGGGTTGCTTGGATCAGGGAGATGGATGAACCAGCCCAGTTGCAAGACCCGAAGGTAACTGAAGCGCTTTTGCGTGCCCGCGTATCAAGGGTTCAGGGTCCGCCGTTACATGAAGCGGCGAACGCGCTTCACGCACTAATGTACTCCGGCGGTGCGGAATCCGGGCTGGACGATGTCGATCCGCAGTGTTGGACTATTGGTCCGTCGCATCTTTCCGATCGATATGGGCCAGGCCTGACTGCTCAGCTGCTGTCGACAGTGCATGAATTTCTTCCGTGGCTTGATAGAGAGGTGTGTAAGCAGCGCCTCCGGTCGGGTGATAAGTTGCCCGCACCGCAATCGCCAGATGTTGCTATGATGGTGATGCTTGTAGATGACGGGACAAGTCAGGAACTGGATGGGCTGATTGCCGAGTTCAAAGGCAACGGATCCAACTTTGCTGACTGGGCGAGAGGTCGCGCCGCCCGCGCAGACGCGCTAAAGGCAAGGTCAACCAGAAAGTAG
- a CDS encoding RHS repeat domain-containing protein: protein MSADLDLLPTDSDPAQPEAARNARESNSSRGMLVALTSAPSSGAGDYAATSLQPSSTWSAGGNSGNFSWSYPIEVPPSIHGPTPKISLNYSSQSVDGRMAASNNQPSWIGEGFEWSPGFIERRYKPCKDDMSGGNNNAETGDLCWVRDNATMTLNGSSKELLFMSGTEWRARSDDATRVRKVTVNGNGDDNGESWVATTPDGTRYFFGSTGPATWTVPVFGNHANEPCHGATFATSDCVQAWRWMLDKVVDRNGNSMTFSWVEESNRYAKNLSSASPAAYTRGGHLQRIEYGTRTGVSGAAPLRVEFTVANRCVTSSCGTRDSEGTNWPDTPWDQECTGAPCLNGSPTFWTSKRLEKITTQILESGTTYRDVRWWNLTHSFPDPEDGTRAGLWLDRISQAGKSGLTSTTVPDIVFERIQKPNRVDSAQGDWSPAMNWWRIASIKTETGSYINVTYKPVDCAAPSNLPAQAHANSQRCYPVKWIPPGRTAPIEDWFHKYVVDTVTHSDPTGASPPVATSYDYIGGGAWRYTDDDGLIEDEDKTWSGWRGYATVRTTLGSTPDVQQITNTHYFRGMNGDILPSGTRAVTLPAVDNNMDGDTHDPSDAPAVLDEDHYAGMVRETVTFDGPNEVSASVSQPWRSTATATRTIGNSQVTARYSGITRTWNRTALDNNRGQRVTGTYTTFGAYGMADRVENLGDLALENDEKCEVTTYEPRNTTDWLLAYPNRIQQFATDCATATGGVTLTVDDIVGDVRTYYDGAAIHSTAPSEGNVTKVEVLKSWVPGPGTGNPGTPSYLVIETMQYDEWGRLSEATDVKNNVTTTTYTHNSAGQLISSAVTNPLGWVTTTGHDPASGQPVRTEDPNGRITEYTYDGMGRLTAVWRPGRSKATQSANITHSYVITDTAASTVTTSTLLPSGSYKTAIELHDAMLRPRQTQSAEGTTSGGAIVTDTLYDSAGRQFKQRGPYIIAMAPSVTLRAPVSETTVPAITLSLYDGAGRLTNSIFTSMGIEQWRTVTAYGGDRTDITPPLGGTANSTVTDARGNSIKMYQYHGSAPTPTVVGSWDETTYIYNRKDQLVEFVDAAGNIWTQSFDLRGRRTQSLDPDKGVTTSTYNDAGELVSTTDANQQTLVYGYDAIGRKVSLREGSAIGPKRSEWFYDALTVGGEVKGQLIKSVRYADPDNDGTPDAYVAEIQGFNTDYTPTGNSITIPAAEVGLAGTYNYAFTYWSDGSPSTTRLPDLDGAGGTAAEMLSYRYNHIALPETLETNYGGTATRYVIGTTYTRYGEPTLTGLAYSGGPGVEQAAYYEVGTRRLERQTTARATSPSGVADLNYSYDRAGNVTRIADLTPNPDDAQCFSYDHLRRLTEAWTPLSGDCRSEKSVANLGGPAPYWHTWAFDRAGNRTQQVEHGTTNITRTYSYPDPGDPQPHTLTQVTINGGTTGTQNYEYDANGNTTCRPSAVTNDCQSGLGNQTLAWNGEGQLDGVADASGNTSYVYDTTGSRLVRRDPSGKTLYLPGQELRYTTATGSKTTIRYYSHNGAMIATRTAGSLTWLSSDRHGTVSHTIGGASNQAIAGRRQTPYGTTRAATGTWPATLDKGFVGGTVDNTGLTHLGAREYDPSLGRFLSVDPIIDNRDPQQINPYAYSKNSPVTLSDPDGLRPTDDMVPRLTRDEYFKRHAQDHTRRHHEAARVAAIWIQVQVKLAGGNPGNVYREYSLAGGSKKGTGKVGAPDIVYVDEKSGVVYIWEVKKGTLGDADAVGDIKKYRPHLEKHFPGMTVRPGFQLALPPGGIVIKSPHPGEYLRVYNGGAAGSILYDVSTAPGPPPKPYVVPVPDRVPVPVPVHGPAPRTHTADEPIRIPPGNTTPTPFPTPLAPGVPYGADLKPIAQPWWVYPVAMAAVALLPGIVVGAAAAAPGAAVGAGLGAGLAWATAG, encoded by the coding sequence GTGTCTGCCGACCTTGACCTTCTGCCCACCGACAGCGACCCTGCCCAGCCCGAAGCGGCACGCAACGCCAGAGAGAGCAACAGCTCCCGCGGGATGCTGGTTGCCCTCACTTCGGCGCCATCGAGCGGCGCTGGCGATTATGCGGCCACGTCCTTGCAGCCTTCATCAACCTGGTCCGCTGGCGGGAACTCCGGCAACTTTTCGTGGTCCTATCCGATTGAGGTTCCTCCGTCAATTCATGGGCCGACCCCAAAAATCTCCCTCAACTACTCCTCCCAGTCCGTGGATGGGCGAATGGCTGCATCAAACAATCAGCCATCCTGGATTGGTGAAGGGTTTGAGTGGTCGCCCGGGTTCATCGAGCGACGCTACAAGCCCTGCAAGGATGACATGTCCGGCGGCAACAACAACGCCGAAACCGGAGACCTGTGCTGGGTTCGCGACAACGCCACCATGACGCTCAACGGATCCTCTAAGGAACTGTTGTTCATGTCGGGCACTGAGTGGCGAGCCCGTAGCGATGACGCAACCCGAGTCCGAAAAGTTACCGTGAACGGAAACGGAGACGACAACGGGGAGTCGTGGGTCGCAACTACCCCGGACGGCACTCGCTACTTCTTCGGATCAACCGGTCCCGCCACCTGGACCGTACCGGTATTTGGTAATCACGCCAACGAGCCATGTCACGGTGCCACGTTCGCTACCTCGGATTGTGTGCAGGCATGGCGCTGGATGCTTGACAAGGTCGTTGACCGAAACGGCAACTCAATGACTTTCAGTTGGGTTGAAGAGTCCAACAGATACGCGAAGAATCTGTCGAGCGCGAGTCCCGCCGCTTACACTCGAGGCGGCCATTTGCAGCGGATAGAGTACGGAACACGCACTGGTGTCAGCGGCGCCGCGCCGCTCCGCGTCGAGTTCACTGTCGCCAATCGGTGCGTTACCTCATCGTGCGGCACTCGCGACTCCGAAGGTACCAACTGGCCAGACACACCTTGGGACCAGGAGTGCACCGGCGCACCTTGCCTTAACGGCTCGCCAACCTTCTGGACGTCAAAACGGCTCGAGAAGATCACTACTCAGATCCTAGAATCCGGTACCACCTATCGCGATGTCAGATGGTGGAATCTAACTCACTCCTTTCCTGACCCCGAGGATGGAACCCGCGCAGGGCTCTGGCTGGATCGGATATCTCAGGCCGGCAAGTCTGGCTTGACCAGTACTACTGTGCCTGACATCGTCTTTGAAAGAATCCAGAAGCCCAACCGAGTCGACTCCGCTCAGGGTGATTGGTCGCCGGCAATGAACTGGTGGCGCATTGCCAGCATCAAAACCGAAACCGGATCCTATATTAACGTCACGTACAAACCGGTCGACTGCGCTGCCCCAAGTAATCTGCCGGCGCAGGCGCATGCCAACAGTCAACGGTGCTATCCCGTCAAGTGGATCCCGCCAGGGCGAACTGCACCCATCGAGGACTGGTTCCACAAGTACGTCGTTGACACGGTCACCCATTCTGACCCCACCGGCGCAAGTCCGCCCGTCGCCACCTCTTACGACTACATCGGCGGAGGCGCGTGGCGGTACACAGATGATGACGGTCTGATCGAAGACGAGGACAAAACCTGGTCTGGGTGGCGCGGCTACGCAACCGTCCGAACCACACTCGGCAGTACCCCGGATGTCCAGCAGATCACTAACACGCACTACTTCCGCGGTATGAACGGGGACATCCTGCCAAGCGGGACCCGTGCCGTCACCCTGCCCGCGGTCGACAACAACATGGACGGGGATACACACGACCCAAGCGATGCGCCCGCCGTACTTGATGAAGACCACTATGCCGGAATGGTCCGCGAAACGGTGACATTTGATGGGCCGAACGAAGTGTCGGCCTCGGTCTCGCAGCCGTGGCGGTCGACAGCGACTGCCACCAGAACCATCGGCAATAGCCAAGTCACCGCCCGCTACAGCGGCATAACCAGGACCTGGAACAGAACCGCGCTCGACAATAATCGCGGCCAGCGTGTAACAGGTACTTATACGACATTCGGTGCCTACGGCATGGCTGACCGTGTCGAGAATCTCGGTGACCTCGCACTTGAGAACGACGAGAAGTGCGAAGTCACTACCTACGAACCCCGCAACACCACAGACTGGCTGCTCGCGTATCCGAATCGGATACAGCAGTTCGCGACCGATTGCGCGACCGCGACTGGCGGTGTAACGCTTACCGTCGACGACATCGTCGGTGACGTCCGAACCTATTACGATGGAGCCGCGATCCATAGCACAGCTCCGTCAGAAGGCAACGTTACTAAGGTCGAGGTACTGAAGAGCTGGGTTCCCGGTCCCGGTACAGGAAACCCAGGAACCCCAAGCTATCTGGTAATCGAAACGATGCAATACGATGAGTGGGGTCGACTATCCGAGGCAACTGACGTCAAGAACAATGTTACGACTACCACCTATACCCACAACTCCGCAGGCCAGCTGATCTCCAGTGCGGTCACCAATCCCCTTGGTTGGGTGACAACCACCGGTCATGATCCTGCAAGTGGTCAGCCAGTTAGGACTGAGGATCCCAACGGTCGCATAACCGAATACACCTACGATGGCATGGGTCGGCTTACGGCCGTATGGCGACCGGGTCGAAGCAAAGCAACCCAGTCGGCCAATATCACTCACTCATACGTAATTACTGATACGGCCGCCAGTACCGTAACCACGTCTACCTTGCTTCCAAGCGGGTCATACAAAACGGCAATCGAACTTCACGATGCGATGCTGCGCCCGCGGCAAACCCAAAGTGCAGAGGGGACCACCTCCGGTGGCGCCATCGTAACGGATACGCTATACGACTCGGCCGGTCGGCAATTCAAACAGCGTGGTCCGTACATCATCGCCATGGCGCCGAGTGTCACGCTCCGTGCCCCTGTATCCGAAACCACGGTCCCCGCTATAACCTTGAGCCTGTATGACGGTGCGGGACGACTCACTAACTCGATATTCACCTCGATGGGGATCGAGCAGTGGCGAACCGTAACCGCATATGGCGGTGACCGCACTGATATCACTCCACCTCTCGGTGGTACTGCCAATTCGACGGTCACCGATGCCCGTGGCAACAGTATCAAAATGTATCAGTATCATGGTAGTGCCCCCACTCCGACGGTAGTGGGGAGTTGGGACGAAACCACATACATATACAACCGCAAGGACCAACTCGTCGAGTTCGTTGATGCTGCGGGCAACATTTGGACGCAGTCGTTCGACCTGCGCGGCCGACGAACCCAGAGCCTCGATCCCGACAAGGGTGTTACAACCTCGACCTACAATGACGCAGGCGAACTGGTCAGCACGACCGACGCGAACCAGCAGACTTTGGTTTATGGATACGATGCCATCGGGCGAAAAGTGAGCCTCCGTGAGGGGAGTGCGATCGGCCCCAAGCGATCTGAGTGGTTCTATGACGCACTTACAGTCGGCGGCGAAGTAAAGGGTCAACTCATCAAATCGGTTCGATACGCCGACCCTGACAACGACGGTACGCCCGATGCTTATGTCGCCGAAATTCAAGGCTTCAATACCGACTACACGCCGACGGGAAACAGTATAACTATCCCGGCGGCGGAAGTTGGCCTCGCGGGAACCTACAATTACGCATTCACCTACTGGAGTGATGGATCTCCATCCACAACACGCCTGCCCGACCTCGACGGCGCTGGTGGTACGGCAGCCGAGATGCTCTCGTATCGGTACAACCACATTGCGTTGCCAGAGACCCTCGAGACCAATTACGGCGGCACCGCGACCCGCTACGTCATCGGTACAACCTACACTCGCTATGGCGAACCCACGCTCACCGGACTGGCCTACAGCGGTGGCCCCGGTGTGGAGCAGGCAGCATACTACGAGGTCGGCACGCGACGCCTCGAGCGACAAACCACCGCTCGAGCAACCAGTCCATCCGGTGTTGCCGACCTGAACTATTCCTACGACCGCGCCGGGAATGTTACGCGCATAGCCGACCTGACTCCCAATCCTGATGATGCCCAATGCTTCAGCTACGACCACCTGCGTAGGCTTACCGAGGCATGGACGCCACTATCCGGAGACTGTCGTTCCGAAAAGTCCGTCGCAAACCTCGGCGGACCCGCCCCCTACTGGCACACTTGGGCATTTGATCGCGCGGGCAACCGCACGCAGCAGGTCGAACACGGCACCACCAATATTACCCGCACGTATTCATACCCAGACCCCGGTGATCCTCAACCGCACACTCTTACCCAGGTCACGATCAACGGCGGTACGACCGGAACCCAGAACTATGAATACGACGCAAATGGGAACACCACCTGCAGGCCCTCCGCGGTCACGAACGATTGTCAGAGCGGTTTGGGCAACCAGACTCTGGCCTGGAACGGCGAAGGTCAATTAGACGGCGTCGCAGACGCTAGCGGCAACACCAGCTACGTCTACGACACCACTGGCAGCCGGCTGGTGCGGCGAGATCCATCCGGTAAGACGCTATACCTACCCGGCCAAGAACTGCGGTACACGACGGCAACCGGCAGTAAGACCACGATCCGCTACTACTCACACAATGGCGCCATGATTGCCACCAGGACCGCCGGAAGCTTGACCTGGTTGTCGAGCGACCGTCACGGAACCGTGAGTCATACCATTGGTGGCGCCAGCAACCAGGCGATAGCCGGTCGTCGGCAGACACCCTATGGCACCACCCGTGCCGCAACCGGCACCTGGCCGGCCACCCTCGATAAAGGCTTCGTAGGCGGCACGGTCGACAACACTGGGCTGACGCATCTGGGTGCACGTGAATACGATCCGTCACTAGGTCGGTTCCTCTCTGTGGATCCCATTATTGATAACCGTGATCCACAGCAAATCAATCCGTACGCATACTCAAAAAACAGCCCAGTAACGCTTAGTGATCCAGATGGTCTGCGTCCAACCGACGACATGGTTCCGAGGCTAACGCGCGACGAATACTTCAAGAGGCACGCCCAAGACCACACAAGGCGGCATCATGAGGCGGCAAGAGTCGCGGCCATTTGGATTCAGGTCCAGGTGAAGCTCGCGGGAGGGAACCCAGGTAACGTCTACCGAGAATACAGCCTCGCAGGTGGTTCAAAAAAGGGGACCGGGAAAGTGGGTGCTCCGGACATTGTCTATGTTGACGAGAAGAGCGGTGTTGTTTATATCTGGGAAGTGAAGAAAGGTACCTTGGGTGACGCTGACGCGGTCGGCGACATTAAGAAGTATCGGCCACACCTGGAGAAGCATTTTCCGGGAATGACTGTGCGGCCAGGTTTTCAGCTTGCGCTTCCACCTGGCGGCATTGTTATCAAAAGTCCGCATCCTGGCGAATATCTTCGTGTATATAATGGAGGTGCGGCTGGGTCGATCCTTTACGATGTGTCGACGGCCCCTGGTCCGCCGCCAAAGCCCTACGTCGTCCCAGTGCCCGACAGGGTCCCCGTCCCTGTCCCCGTGCATGGCCCCGCACCCCGAACTCACACAGCAGATGAACCGATACGTATTCCCCCTGGCAATACAACCCCGACGCCCTTTCCCACACCTTTGGCGCCTGGAGTGCCATACGGTGCCGACTTGAAGCCGATCGCGCAGCCCTGGTGGGTCTACCCTGTCGCGATGGCAGCAGTCGCCCTGTTGCCAGGTATAGTGGTCGGTGCAGCCGCAGCTGCGCCCGGCGCGGCAGTCGGCGCAGGGCTCGGCGCAGGGCTTGCTTGGGCAACGGCGGGTTAG